In Uranotaenia lowii strain MFRU-FL chromosome 2, ASM2978415v1, whole genome shotgun sequence, one genomic interval encodes:
- the LOC129749563 gene encoding ribonuclease Oy isoform X2 encodes MKLIHLALLLTTIYLHNVLADDFDNEIGMGDESYARRGHHSTEFDLLIFTQQWPITECYKYQEGKPENTCNIPSPEQSWTIHGVWPTKLGTVGPSFCDKSAHFDLNQLQPIRPELEQFWPNVQKNHPVDSLWSHEWLKHGTCAAMAIPEMNNELKYFGKGLDLLKQYSMNKVLGDAGIVPGGNYGLQQIHDVLSEHFKTNIAIECFHDKHTKQQFIIEIRSCFDKSLNPTDCDGIKSRFGYLSDDTIITNCARQQPIVYPGKVPSFRRGGEQVEDLPNDLSHDNDKQGKLKRKTKLIVRVVDLLKWVVL; translated from the exons ATGAAGCTGATACATTTGGCCCTTTTGCTGACGACGATCTACCTGCACAATGTCCTGGCAGACGA CTTTGACAATGAAATCGGTATGGGTGATGAATCTTACGCGCGCAGGGGCCATCATAGCACAGAGTTTGATCTGTTAATCTTTACCCAACAATGGCCTATCACCGAATGCTACAAATATCAGGAGGGCAAACCCGAGAATACTTGCAACATACCAAGTCCCGAGCAATCCTGGACCATTCACGGAGTTTGGCCCACCAAGCTAGGAACCGTTGGTCCCAGTTTCTGCGACAAATCAGCCCATTTCGATCTGAATCAGTTGCAGCCGATTCGACCGGAACTGGAACAATTTTGGCCCAATGTACAGAAGAACCACCCGGTAGACTCGCTGTGGAGTCACGAATGGCTGAAACATGGAACCTGTGCTGCGATGGCCATCCCGGAAATGAATAACGAACTGAAATACTTTGGAAAGGGTCTCGACCTGTTGAAGCAATACTCCATGAACAAAGTACTCGGCGATGCCGGAATAGTCCCTGGAGGAAACTATGGGTTGCAGCAGATTCACGACGTTCTAAGCGAACACTTCAAAACTAACATTGCGATCGAGTGTTTCCACGACAAACATACCAAACAGCAGTTTATCATCGAGATAAGAAGTTGTTTCGACAAGAGCCTGAATCCTACGGATTGTGACGGGATTAAGTCCAGATTTGGATACCTTTCGGACGATACAATTATTACTAACTGCGCCCGTCAACAACCGATTGTCTATCCCGGAAAGGTTCCGTCGTTCCGACGTGGTGGGGAACAGGTCGAGGATTTGCCGAACGATTTGAGCCACGATAACGACAAACAGGGTAAACTTAAGCGGAAAACGAAACTCATAGTTAGGGTGGTCGATCTGCTGAAGTGGGTTGTACTGTAG
- the LOC129749563 gene encoding ribonuclease Oy isoform X1: MKLIHLALLLTTIYLHNVLADDSSEELYSAESASSSEEVMENEAVLVDEPDFDLLIFTQRWPITACYEWREKSSQNICGLPSPKNIWTIHGIWPTKLNTIGPSFCNKTAVFNVTELDSIETQLEQFWINVEKNKPYDSLWRHEWLKHGTCAASVMPQLNTENKYFGQGLSWLQQHSMANVLQESKITPGNNYTVLEIHTVLTDHFKTNVAIECFHDRETKQQYLNEIRLCFNKSLDLADCDGILFEEVTAGFRDGKIISNCSPNKPIVYPATVPSSRFEKTYTHMSPFDLHRKFVEEHKKAKENRTMKLLVNLYKLIQLLKWTTV; this comes from the exons ATGAAGCTGATACATTTGGCCCTTTTGCTGACGACGATCTACCTGCACAATGTCCTGGCAGACGA TTCCTCTGAGGAGCTCTACTCGGCCGAGAGCGCTTCCTCCTCGGAAGAAGTGATGGAAAATGAAGCGGTGCTGGTGGACGAGCCGGATTTCGATCTGCTGATCTTCACCCAGCGGTGGCCGATAACGGCGTGCTACGAGTGGCGCGAGAAAAGTTCCCAGAACATCTGTGGCCTGCCATCGCCCAAGAACATTTGGACCATCCACGGAATTTGGCCAACCAAGCTGAACACCATTGGGCCCAGCTTCTGCAACAAAACGGCCGTGTTCAACGTTACGGAGCTGGATTCAATTGAAACCCAACTGGAGCAGTTTTGGATCAATGTGGAGAAAAATAAACCCTACGATTCGCTGTGGCGGCACGAATGGCTCAAGCATGGAACTTGTGCGGCCAGCGTGATGCCCCAACTTAACactgaaaacaaatatttcggTCAAGGTCTCTCGTGGCTACAGCAACACTCCATGGCAAATGTGCTGCAGGAGAGTAAAATCACGCCGGGAAACAACTATACGGTGCTGGAAATCCACACCGTTCTAACAGATCATTTCAAAACTAACGTTGCCATCGAATGTTTCCACGATCGTGAAACCAAACAGCAATATctcaacgaaattcgactttgcTTCAACAAAAGTCTGGATCTCGCCGATTGCGATGGCATTCTGTTTGAGGAAGTGACTGCCGGATTCCGTGatggaaaaattataagcaATTGTTCCCCAAATAAACCGATCGTATATCCGGCCACGGTGCCGTCGTCCCGATTCGAGAAGACCTACACCCACATGTCCCCCTTTGATCTGcacaggaaattcgtggaagaACATAAGAAGGCTAAAGAAAATCGCACGATGAAACTTCTGGTCAACTTGTACAAGCTAATTCAGTTACTTAAGTGGACGACAGTCTAG